In Hydrogenovibrio marinus, a single genomic region encodes these proteins:
- a CDS encoding sensor domain-containing protein translates to MTIHSQSIENRLQQTLSFEDALKILNHSEKGVVLLSEKFEVVMVNQTLERYGCFHREADTNTLTSDMFRLYEEKRKGLRFPLLEWLTSCANADGDNHVSPQLWLKSPSNNSLPVTLHLGRIDFNNRLYWLLSLSDKSWERRADAQQKLMNANHTGQFITSSSGFITHPNDAFLNLTGLDASTLSSLTYIDWLKKQVSLQMPFDKVMSTLLSQHHWAGEVEIFTETDEQFKAQLSISMLVDPKNNIEHFIGLLQDLTEQEEAQATIEKLSYYDRLTGLANKSLLHDLIESAITQAEVNQSQHALLYIGLDGVKIINDTFGHRAGDDLLIQVAEKVSQKLSQLPHDTTLARLDGSNFAILYHSNNQDRQTVKEEVERFSEEMIDAIHGRYQLPQGSVHTSASIGSCIFPISEELDYAADQILSFADMAMFEAKKQGGNQAFLFDTSLIEKAQKRLELIEALNHSEMDEEFQIFFQPQVDGNGNAVSAETLIRWFHPVLGAVSPSKFIPVAEEGRQIIKIGLWVLHKAFLQIKAWNKNRPDFRIAVNISPVQFHEQSFIEIIIGLVKFTQVNPRNVTLELTEGVLIKNAKLAMQKIQHLVSLGFEISIDDFGTGYSSLSYLQKLPIHELKIDQSFIHHLRENPDDEAIVNSIIQLAQSKNLKLVAEGIETQQQVDSLISKKEDIMLQGYFFSQPIPASDFEGRYVMPSNSRAHSA, encoded by the coding sequence ATGACAATCCATAGCCAATCGATTGAAAACCGCTTACAACAGACCCTTTCTTTTGAGGACGCTTTAAAAATCCTCAATCACTCGGAAAAGGGTGTGGTACTGCTTTCCGAAAAATTCGAGGTGGTCATGGTCAATCAGACTTTGGAGCGCTACGGTTGCTTTCATCGCGAAGCCGATACCAATACTTTGACATCGGACATGTTCCGCCTTTATGAAGAAAAACGCAAAGGGCTTCGATTCCCGCTACTGGAGTGGTTAACATCCTGCGCGAATGCCGATGGCGACAACCATGTCTCGCCTCAACTCTGGCTAAAATCCCCTTCCAACAATTCTCTACCAGTCACCCTACACCTGGGTCGCATCGACTTCAATAATCGACTTTATTGGCTATTGAGCTTGTCGGACAAATCCTGGGAGCGCCGAGCCGATGCACAACAAAAACTGATGAATGCCAACCATACCGGGCAATTCATCACCAGCAGTAGCGGATTCATCACTCATCCAAATGATGCCTTTCTGAACCTGACCGGACTGGATGCGAGTACGTTATCTTCTTTGACCTATATTGACTGGTTGAAAAAACAGGTTTCATTACAAATGCCGTTCGACAAGGTGATGTCGACACTGCTCAGCCAGCACCACTGGGCGGGAGAGGTGGAAATCTTCACGGAAACGGACGAACAGTTTAAAGCGCAACTGAGCATTTCCATGCTGGTCGATCCTAAAAACAATATCGAGCATTTTATTGGGTTGCTACAGGACCTCACCGAACAGGAAGAGGCGCAAGCGACCATCGAGAAACTCTCGTATTACGACCGCCTGACCGGACTTGCCAACAAGTCTTTATTGCATGACTTAATTGAATCTGCCATTACGCAAGCTGAGGTCAACCAAAGCCAGCATGCATTGCTCTATATCGGTTTGGATGGCGTTAAGATCATTAACGATACTTTCGGACACCGTGCCGGTGATGACCTGCTGATACAGGTTGCGGAAAAAGTCAGCCAGAAACTATCCCAGTTACCCCATGACACAACTCTAGCTCGACTGGATGGAAGCAACTTCGCCATTCTTTATCATTCGAACAACCAAGACAGACAAACCGTCAAGGAAGAAGTCGAAAGGTTTTCGGAAGAAATGATTGATGCCATTCATGGACGCTACCAACTGCCGCAAGGCTCGGTCCACACCTCCGCCAGTATCGGAAGCTGCATTTTCCCAATCAGCGAAGAGCTGGATTATGCCGCCGACCAAATCTTGAGCTTTGCGGATATGGCGATGTTTGAAGCGAAAAAACAAGGTGGAAATCAAGCATTTTTGTTTGATACCTCTCTGATTGAAAAAGCGCAAAAACGTCTCGAACTGATCGAAGCCTTAAACCACTCAGAAATGGATGAAGAGTTCCAGATATTCTTCCAACCTCAAGTGGACGGAAACGGTAATGCCGTGTCAGCCGAAACCCTTATCCGTTGGTTCCATCCGGTATTGGGGGCAGTATCACCATCCAAGTTCATCCCAGTTGCGGAAGAGGGACGACAAATCATCAAAATCGGTCTTTGGGTATTGCATAAAGCATTCTTACAAATCAAAGCCTGGAACAAAAACCGTCCCGATTTCCGCATTGCCGTCAACATCAGTCCAGTACAGTTCCACGAGCAGAGCTTTATTGAAATCATTATCGGGCTGGTGAAATTCACTCAGGTGAACCCAAGAAATGTCACTTTGGAATTGACCGAAGGCGTACTTATCAAAAACGCCAAGCTAGCGATGCAGAAAATACAACATTTGGTTTCCCTAGGCTTTGAGATCTCAATTGATGACTTCGGTACCGGTTACTCTTCGCTCAGTTATTTGCAGAAATTACCGATTCATGAGTTGAAAATCGACCAGTCGTTTATTCATCACTTACGGGAAAACCCGGATGATGAAGCTATCGTCAACTCCATCATCCAACTGGCGCAAAGTAAAAACCTTAAATTGGTTGCCGAAGGCATCGAAACACAACAGCAGGTCGACAGCCTCATCAGCAAAAAAGAGGACATCATGCTGCAAGGCTATTTCTTCAGTCAGCCGATTCCAGCCTCAGACTTTGAAGGCCGCTATGTCATGCCATCCAACTCTCGAGCGCACTCCGCATAA